Proteins from a genomic interval of Arvicola amphibius chromosome 10, mArvAmp1.2, whole genome shotgun sequence:
- the Zdhhc19 gene encoding palmitoyltransferase ZDHHC19: MPLKDTMTLVKEPQPLPVVPLPWFLPSLFAAFNVMMLVFVSGLFFGFPCRWLAQNGEWVFPVVTGPLFVLTFYSLVSLNFSDPGILHRGSAAEDPMTVHVVSVNQRAFRLQWCPKCCFHRPPRTCHCPWCNICVEDFDHHCKWVNNCIGHRNFRLFMLLILSLCLYSGALLLSCLMFLIRTRHLPFSVDKVMAILVALPAAGFLIPLVLLLLIHAVSVSAAERSCENKCRYHQEHNPFDQGFARNWYLTMCAPLGPKYMSEVVCLQRPVGTKWIYEKIQPSPPCPPEHCSPGPPVLQFQPQAQPQPPLTAQKRTSGSGEVAIVLQEVRNQVGMSPGAKDRCSPSESLSHVCVHTWVCRGERPAHENGENATVKGFLLASSKEELCRQPGPGSEEQRGPGT; this comes from the exons ATGCCTTTAAAAGACACCATGACACTTGTGAAGGAGCCGCAGCCACTGCCTGTGGTCCCTCTGCCATGGTTCCTCCCAAGCCTGTTCGCTGCCTTCAATGTGATGATGCTGGTCTTTGTGAGCGGCCTTTTCTTCGGCTTCCC TTGCAGGTGGCTGGCTCAGAATGGGGAGTGGGTCTTCCCAGTGGTCACGGGCCCACTCTTCGTCCTCACCTTCTACAGTCTCGTTTCGCTCAACTTCTCAGATCCTGGTATCTTACATCGAG GCTCCGCTGCCGAGGACCCCATGACCGTACACGTGGTGAGTGTGAACCAAAGAGCCTTCCGCCTGCAGTGGTGCCCAAAGTGCTGCTTTCATCGCCCACCCCGGACCTGCCACTGCCCCTGGTGCAACATTTGTGTGGAA GACTTTGATCACCATTGCAAGTGGGTCAATAACTGCATCGGTCACCGCAACTTCCGTCTCTTTATGCTGCTGATCCTGTCCCTCTGCCTCTACTCCGGTGCCCTGCTGCTCTCCTGCCTGATGTTCCTAATTCGCACAAGACATCTGCCCTTCTCCGTGGACAAGGTTATGGC TATCCTGGTGGCTCTGCCGGCTGCGGGCTTCCTGATCCCGCTCGTCCTGCTGCTGCTGATCCATGCCGTATCTGTGAGCGCGGCGGAGCGCTCCTGCGAGAACAAG TGCAGGTACCATCAAGAACACAACCCCTTTGACCAGGGCTTTGCCAGGAACTGGTATCTAACCATGTGTGCGCCACTGGGTCCCAA gtaCATGTCCGAAGTTGTCTGTCTGCAAAGACCCGTGGGGACAAAATGGATTTATGAGAAGATACAGCCTTCGCCACCATGTCCTCCTGAACACTGTTCCCCAGGTCCTCCTGTGCTGCAGTTTCAGCCCCAGGCCCAGCCCCAGCCTCCACTCACGGCACAGAAACGGACTTCAGGAAGTGGTGAGGTGGCCATTGTTCTCCAGGAGGTGAGAAATCAGGTGGGAATGTCCCCAGGAG CCAAAGACAGATGCAGTCCTTCTGAGTCACTGAGCCACGTGTGCGTCCACACCTGGGTGTGCAGAGGGGAACGCCCCGCTCACGAAAATGGTGAGAATGCAACAGTCAAGGGGTTCCTGCTTGCTTCCTCCAAAGAGGAGCTCTGCAGGCAGCCTGGGCCTGGGTCAGAGGAACAGAGGGGTCCAGGAACCTGA